From Vigna unguiculata cultivar IT97K-499-35 chromosome 5, ASM411807v1, whole genome shotgun sequence, the proteins below share one genomic window:
- the LOC114185494 gene encoding uncharacterized protein LOC114185494, whose product MSAATRAWIVASSIGAVEALKDQLGVCRWNYALRSLQQHAKSNIGSFTQTKSLSSATSAAVANKVNRTKEDSMRKVLDLGCWGPNTIRF is encoded by the coding sequence ATGAGTGCAGCAACTAGAGCTTGGATTGTTGCATCCAGCATTGGGGCAGTGGAGGCCTTGAAGGATCAACTGGGGGTGTGCAGGTGGAACTATGCCTTGAGATCACTCCAGCAGCATGCCAAGAGCAACATCGGATCATTCACTCAGACCAAGAGCTTGTCCTCTGCAACTTCTGCTGCTGTTGCCAACAAGGTCAATAGGACCAAGGAGGACTCCATGAGGAAAGTCCTGGACTTGGGTTGTTGGGGTCCCAATACTATAAGGTTCTAG
- the LOC114185493 gene encoding probable disease resistance protein At4g27220, giving the protein MATRIIEGLVKTSEIYSLILDMLSGFNGFNDNVQMLEMKLEELCSLEHDINKELEIEELERGKKRKREVENWLRNVQRKKTEVHGMVQELRDCGMFRHLKLIVQVRKLTGQVTDLVARGRFPEGIVGSAQESRGYALLTTELAGAMFQKNVGKIWDWLMNDGVLMIGVYGMGGVGKTSVLMHIHNMLLTAVTNFESVFWVTISQSFSIHKLQRDVAKIVGIDISKESDERKRAARLSWALMRRKRCVLFLDDVWNHFPLERVGIPVRADGLKLVLTSRSLDVCRRMNCQNSVKVEPLSMEEAWTLFVDNLGQQTTLSPEEKQVARSVAKQCAGLPLAIITMARSMRGVEEISEWRHTLEELRNTEAKQEEMEMEVLRVLRFSYDHLNDKMVQQCFLCCALYPEDFEIDRDVLIESFVDEGLVNGMTSLEAMFDEGHSIVNKLENICLLGKVENYVGGKKCMGLQDASSHIAISMMKRGCQHVEPMNNVEGYYVGSQLVKMHDLVRAMAINVMKVNNNFLVKAGLQLTKIPDEVEWSEDLEKVSLMCNWIHEIPTEISPRCPKLRTLILKHNESLTRISDSFFVHMSALEVLDLSFTDIEVLPKSVSDLSTLTALLLTSCKRLKHMPSLAKLQALLRLDLSFTAITEMPQGLEMLVNLKWLNLYAKDLVSSGKEVAKLTSLQFLILHWWSRKIKVKVEHTSCLRKLETFAANLYNMHHFNAYVKTMHIYGPRSYLLQLDTEESHGNSPWCCFAEVCFRKDVIISNCKIRTGETSLMLPLDIQRLKVERCHEIRSLCDVMSLKNATSLKRSEIADCDGPEYMFSLSCSSSCCTSLHSLESLELYSLKNLHGLCKEGEVAAQTFPPGRAFTCLKYFFIYHCPLIKKLLTPRLLAYLPNLEEITVHNCKSMEEIISVDGIDYESFGGKKSFVTNRDTIIVRHSKLVSLSLKHLPELKSISSGQMVCESLQNFRIFKCPKLARFPETATPVQILYDSF; this is encoded by the coding sequence ATGGCCACTAGAATCATAGAAGGCTTGGTGAAAACCAGTGAAATATATTCTCTAATCTTGGATATGCTTAGCGGATTCAACGGTTTCAATGACAATGTACAAATGCTCGAGATGAAACTAGAAGAGCTATGCAGCCTGGAACATGACATAAACAAAGAGCTAGAAATCGAAGAGCTAGAGCGTGGAAAGAAAAGGAAGCGAGAAGTTGAAAATTGGTTGCGAAATGTTCAAAGAAAGAAAACTGAAGTGCATGGCATGGTTCAGGAATTGAGAGATTGCGGAATGTTTAGGCATCTAAAGCTAATTGTACAAGTAAGGAAACTAACAGGACAAGTTACAGATCTTGTGGCGCGTGGTAGGTTCCCTGAAGGAATTGTGGGCAGTGCACAGGAATCAAGAGGATATGCATTGTTGACAACAGAATTAGCAGGTGCAATGTTTCAGAAGAATGTTGGTAAGATATGGGACTGGTTGATGAACGATGGTGTGTTGATGATTGGTGTGTATGGCATGGGAGGAGTGGGAAAAACAAGTGTGCTAATGCATATACATAATATGCTTTTAACAGCAGTCACCAACTTTGAAAGTGTGTTTTGGGTGACTATCTCACAGTCATTTAGCATTCACAAATTGCAGCGTGATGTGGCAAAAATAGTCGGGATAGATATTTCAAAAGAAAGTGATGAAAGGAAGAGAGCAGCAAGATTATCATGGGCCTTGATGAGAAGGAAAAGATGTGTTCTTTTTCTAGATGATGTGTGGAATCATTTTCCTCTAGAGAGGGTGGGAATTCCTGTGAGAGCAGATGGGCTAAAACTGGTTTTGACAAGTCGTTCCTTAGATGTGTGTCGAAGGATGAATTGTCAAAACAGTGTCAAAGTGGAGCCTCTTTCTATGGAAGAAGCATGGACCTTATTTGTAGACAACCTTGGACAACAGACAACTCTTTCCCCAGAAGAAAAACAGGTTGCAAGATCTGTTGCAAAGCAATGTGCTGGTTTACCCCTTGCAATTATTACAATGGCAAGGAGCATGAGGGGAGTGGAAGAGATTTCTGAGTGGCGGCACACACTGGAAGAACTAAGAAACACAGAAGCAAAGCAGGAGGAAATGGAAATGGAAGTGCTCCGGGTGTTGAGATTTAGCTATGATCACTTGAATGATAAAATGGTACAACAGTGCTTCTTATGCTGTGCATTGTATCCTGAAGATTTTGAAATAGACAGGGATGTTTTGATAGAGAGTTTTGTTGATGAAGGACTGGTGAATGGAATGACAAGTTTGGAGGCCATGTTTGATGAAGGACACAGCATAGTGAATAAGCTTGAGAACATTTGTCTTCTGGGGAAAGTGGAAAATTATGTAGGTGGAAAGAAATGCATGGGGCTACAAGATGCTAGCAGTCATATAGCTATTAGCATGATGAAAAGGGGATGCCAACATGTGGAACCAATGAATAATGTGGAAGGGTATTATGTGGGAAGTCAATTGGTGAAAATGCATGATTTGGTGAGGGCAATGGCTATTAATGTTATGAAGGTGAACAACAATTTCCTGGTGAAGGCTGGATTGCAATTGACTAAGATTCCTGACGAAGTAGAATGGAGTGAGGACCTAGAGAAGGTTTCCTTGATGTGTAATTGGATACATGAAATTCCAACAGAGATATCACCTAGGTGTCCTAAACTTAGAACCTTGATTTTGAAGCACAATGAATCCTTGACAAGGATCTCTGATTCGTTTTTTGTTCACATGTCTGCTCTTGAAGTTCTTGATTTGTCTTTCACAGATATTGAGGTTTTGCCAAAATCTGTGTCTGACTTGAGTACCCTCACTGCTTTGTTGCTAACATCTTGTAAGCGATTGAAGCACATGCCTTCACTGGCAAAGCTTCAGGCCTTGCTAAGGTTGGACCTATCTTTTACTGCAATCACAGAAATGCCTCAAGGTTTGGAAATGTTAGTAAACCTTAAATGGCTTAATCTCTATGCAAAAGATTTAGTTTCGTCAGGAAAAGAAGTAGCAAAACTGACTAGTCTCCAATTTCTTATTCTCCACTGGTGGTCAAGAAAGATAAAAGTGAAAGTAGAGCATACATCATGCCTCAGAAAGTTGGAAACTTTTGCAGCTAACTTGTACAACATGCACCATTTCAATGCCTATGTGAAAACAATGCACATATATGGACCTAGAAGTTACCTTCTTCAGTTAGACACTGAAGAGTCCCATGGTAACTCTCCGTGGTGTTGTTTTGCTGAGGTTTGCTTTAGGAAGGATGTGATAATTTCAAATTGCAAAATCAGAACAGGAGAAACATCCCTTATGCTCCCTTTAGACATTCAACGCTTGAAGGTTGAAAGATGTCATGAGATTCGGAGCTTATGTGATGTTATGTCATTAAAAAATGCCACCTCTTTAAAGCGCAGTGAGATTGCAGACTGTGATGGACCAGAGTACATGTTTTCTTTATCTTGCTCTTCCTCATGTTGCACCTCTCTTCACAGTTTAGAATCATTGGAACTCTATAGCCTAAAAAATTTGCATGGTCTATGTAAGGAAGGTGAAGTTGCAGCTCAAACCTTTCCACCAGGAAGAGCTTTTACTTGTCTGAAGTACTTTTTCATCTACCATTGTCCACTTATCAAGAAGCTTCTCACACCTAGATTGCTAGCTTATCTACCGAACTTGGAAGAGATAACTGTTCATAACTGCAAGTCAATGGAAGAAATAATCTCAGTTGATGGAATAGATTATGAAAGCTTTGGAGGTAAAAAATCTTTTGTGACTAACAGAGATACTATTATAGTCAGACATTCAAAGTTAGTGTCATTATCATTGAAGCACCTACCAGAACTCAAGAGCATAAGTAGTGGACAAATGGTGTGCGAGTCTCTCCAAAACTTCAGGATCTTTAAATGTCCAAAACTTGCGAGGTTCCCAGAAACTGCTACCCCAGTTCAGATTTTGTATGATTCTTTCTAA